The Lysobacter gummosus genome includes a region encoding these proteins:
- a CDS encoding helix-turn-helix domain-containing protein, with product MSSGFFSPEELSAHWRVPAKTLERWRTEGIGPRFCKIAGHVRYRRDDVEQFETASMRSSTTTPAQVTA from the coding sequence ATGAGCAGTGGTTTCTTTTCGCCCGAGGAACTGTCGGCGCATTGGCGCGTGCCGGCGAAGACCTTGGAGCGCTGGCGCACCGAAGGCATCGGTCCGCGCTTTTGCAAGATCGCCGGCCACGTGCGTTACCGGCGCGACGACGTCGAGCAGTTCGAAACCGCCTCGATGCGGTCGTCCACGACGACTCCGGCGCAGGTGACGGCATGA